One region of Brachybacterium saurashtrense genomic DNA includes:
- a CDS encoding carbohydrate ABC transporter permease, with protein sequence MSSRRPLLGWLLIAPSLIGVICFLILPVVLAFAVSLFRWDLLGTREFLGAGNYASLLSDGALANSLLVTALFTLISVPVSLGIGLVLATQLVRALPGSAVVRVIVVIPWVCAPLALGVVWKWIFQPSVGALNQILGVRIEWLTDPSLALPAVAFVAIWQNVGYISLFFQAGLTRIPGSIYEAARLDGAGPAQQLWHMTIPLLRPTTFFLAVTQVVASFQVFDMVFALTGGGPQHRTEVIASLIYQEAFVASRLGRASAVAVILFLLLVVITLVQQRWFSRRITYDMS encoded by the coding sequence ATGAGCTCCCGCCGCCCCCTGCTCGGCTGGCTGCTGATCGCCCCCAGCCTGATCGGCGTCATCTGCTTCCTGATCCTGCCGGTGGTGCTGGCCTTCGCCGTCTCGCTGTTCCGCTGGGATCTGCTGGGCACGCGGGAGTTCCTGGGGGCGGGCAACTACGCCTCGCTGCTCAGCGACGGCGCGCTGGCGAACTCCTTGCTGGTCACGGCCCTGTTCACGCTGATCTCGGTGCCGGTCTCGCTCGGTATCGGGCTGGTGCTGGCCACGCAGCTGGTGCGGGCCCTGCCGGGCTCGGCGGTGGTGCGGGTGATCGTGGTGATCCCCTGGGTGTGCGCGCCGCTGGCGCTGGGCGTGGTGTGGAAGTGGATCTTCCAGCCGTCGGTGGGGGCGCTGAACCAGATCCTCGGGGTGCGGATCGAGTGGCTCACCGATCCGTCGCTGGCCCTGCCGGCGGTGGCGTTCGTGGCGATCTGGCAGAACGTCGGCTACATCTCGCTGTTCTTCCAGGCCGGGCTCACCCGCATCCCCGGCTCGATCTACGAGGCTGCGCGGCTGGACGGCGCCGGCCCCGCCCAGCAGCTGTGGCACATGACCATCCCGCTGCTGCGCCCCACCACGTTCTTCCTCGCAGTCACCCAGGTGGTGGCGAGCTTCCAGGTGTTCGACATGGTGTTCGCGCTCACCGGCGGCGGCCCGCAGCATCGCACCGAGGTGATCGCCTCGCTGATCTACCAGGAGGCCTTCGTCGCCAGCCGGCTGGGCCGCGCCAGCGCGGTCGCGGTGATCCTGTTCCTGCTCCTGGTGGTGATCACGCTGGTCCAGCAGCGCTGGTTCTCCCGCCGCATCACCTACGACATGAGCTGA
- a CDS encoding extracellular solute-binding protein, with protein MLNRRTLLSSVAAAGLLGGAAACSPSGGGDGGSGSGGSDAGGSTGGDQGTLTFRLWDQNAVAAYEESFQAFTAQSGWNVTIDLVPWGDYWTQLPLDIASGDAADVYWMNSANYVQLKDSDALLDINEVIPDGASQWEQSVVELYTRDGGLWGVPQIWDSIALFYNKSLLEEAGVDPQDLAFDPAAESDSLREAGAALTVDGAGLHPGEDGFDADSREQFGFNSQADRQAIIGPMLAANGAQWQEDDQYVFASPEGIEAFDYMAGLVNDAQIAPSAADTNENGDFTRDLFTQGKLGLFQSGPYNLLAVSDGVADSFEWGLAAPVSGPEGPKSLVHGVVAVGNAQAAEDRQEGIAALLTWLGGEEGQRPLASQGVAFPAHVDAQDAFLSFWEDKGVDVSVFVDAAKNAAEADTGARANAGLTAVMPLFQEVFIGRLPAEEGIPQAQEEGNAAMAE; from the coding sequence ATGCTGAACCGTCGCACCCTCCTCTCCTCCGTCGCCGCCGCCGGCCTGCTCGGCGGTGCGGCCGCCTGCTCCCCCTCGGGCGGCGGTGACGGCGGCAGCGGCAGCGGCGGCTCCGATGCCGGGGGCAGCACCGGCGGCGACCAGGGCACCCTCACCTTCCGCTTGTGGGACCAGAACGCCGTGGCCGCGTACGAGGAGTCCTTCCAGGCGTTCACCGCCCAGAGCGGCTGGAACGTGACCATCGACCTGGTGCCGTGGGGCGACTACTGGACGCAGCTGCCGCTGGACATCGCCAGCGGCGACGCGGCGGACGTGTACTGGATGAACTCCGCCAACTACGTCCAGCTCAAGGACTCGGACGCACTGCTGGACATCAATGAGGTGATCCCGGACGGCGCCTCCCAGTGGGAGCAGTCCGTGGTGGAGCTCTACACCCGCGACGGCGGGCTGTGGGGCGTGCCCCAGATCTGGGACTCGATCGCCCTGTTCTACAACAAGTCCCTGCTCGAGGAGGCGGGCGTGGATCCGCAGGATCTCGCCTTCGACCCCGCCGCCGAGAGCGACTCGCTGCGCGAGGCCGGCGCGGCGCTCACCGTGGACGGTGCGGGGCTGCACCCGGGCGAGGACGGCTTCGACGCCGATTCCCGCGAGCAGTTCGGGTTCAACTCCCAGGCGGACAGGCAGGCGATCATCGGGCCGATGCTGGCCGCGAACGGCGCGCAGTGGCAGGAGGACGATCAGTACGTCTTCGCCTCCCCCGAGGGGATCGAGGCGTTCGACTACATGGCCGGGCTCGTCAACGACGCGCAGATCGCCCCCTCCGCGGCGGACACCAACGAGAACGGCGACTTCACCCGCGACCTGTTCACGCAGGGCAAGCTGGGCCTGTTCCAGTCCGGGCCGTACAACCTGCTGGCGGTCTCCGACGGCGTGGCGGACTCGTTCGAGTGGGGTCTGGCCGCGCCGGTCTCCGGACCGGAGGGGCCGAAGTCGCTGGTGCACGGCGTGGTCGCGGTGGGCAACGCCCAGGCCGCCGAGGACCGCCAGGAGGGCATCGCCGCGCTGCTGACCTGGCTGGGCGGCGAGGAGGGCCAGCGGCCGCTGGCCTCGCAGGGCGTCGCCTTCCCCGCGCACGTGGACGCGCAGGACGCCTTCCTTTCCTTCTGGGAGGACAAGGGCGTGGACGTGAGCGTGTTCGTGGACGCGGCGAAGAACGCCGCCGAGGCGGACACCGGCGCCCGTGCGAACGCCGGGCTCACCGCCGTGATGCCGCTCTTCCAGGAGGTCTTCATCGGTCGCCTCCCCGCCGAGGAGGGCATCCCGCAGGCGCAGGAGGAGGGCAACGCCGCCATGGCGGAGTGA
- a CDS encoding ABC transporter substrate-binding protein, with protein MGTPRPHPPHPRRRTVLGAGLAAGLGAAGLAGCGAGGSRETLVVAIVSNPQMQDAISLVGHFTEAHPEIDVRFVSLPENEARAKITASVASGGGEFDVVMISNYETPLWAANGWLTDLEPYIAETPGYQRDDFLPTIRDALSVDGAMHSVPFYGESSFLVYRRDLFEQAGLTMPERPTWDEIRGFAETLHDPAAGLTGIALRGLAGWGENLAPMNTVINTFGGQWFDEDWTPRLDSDAVREAVSMYVDTVRTWGQPGAATSGFGDCLTQVAQGTAAMWYDASSMVSGIEDPRSSTVMGDTAYALAPTMETEYSGWLYSWALAIPETSPRKQAAWDFIAWMTHPDYFQLVGSEVSWEALPPGSRRSTYEIPEYAEIAENYAEPTLTSMDHATQEETMAQPVPYPGLQFVGIPEFQDLGTRVGQQFSAAIAGQQSVDDALAQAQRFAESVARTYGWEG; from the coding sequence ATGGGAACCCCTCGACCACACCCGCCCCACCCCCGACGCCGCACCGTGCTCGGCGCCGGCCTGGCCGCGGGCCTCGGCGCCGCGGGCCTCGCCGGCTGCGGCGCCGGCGGCTCCCGCGAGACCCTCGTGGTCGCGATCGTCTCGAACCCGCAGATGCAGGACGCGATCTCGCTGGTCGGCCACTTCACCGAGGCGCACCCGGAGATCGACGTGCGCTTCGTGTCCCTGCCGGAGAACGAGGCGCGCGCCAAGATCACCGCCTCGGTCGCCTCCGGCGGCGGCGAGTTCGACGTCGTGATGATCTCCAACTACGAGACCCCGCTGTGGGCGGCCAACGGCTGGCTCACCGACCTCGAGCCCTACATCGCCGAGACCCCCGGTTACCAGCGAGACGACTTCCTGCCCACGATCCGCGACGCCCTCAGCGTGGACGGGGCGATGCACTCGGTGCCGTTCTACGGCGAGAGCTCGTTCCTGGTGTACCGGCGGGACCTCTTCGAACAGGCCGGGCTCACGATGCCCGAGCGTCCCACCTGGGACGAGATCCGCGGCTTCGCCGAGACCCTGCACGACCCCGCAGCCGGCCTGACCGGCATCGCGCTGCGCGGCCTGGCCGGCTGGGGCGAGAACCTCGCCCCGATGAACACGGTGATCAACACCTTCGGCGGGCAGTGGTTCGACGAGGACTGGACGCCGCGCCTGGACTCCGACGCCGTGCGCGAGGCGGTGAGCATGTACGTGGACACCGTGCGCACCTGGGGCCAGCCCGGCGCCGCGACCTCCGGCTTCGGCGACTGCCTCACCCAGGTCGCGCAGGGCACGGCGGCCATGTGGTATGACGCCAGCTCCATGGTCTCCGGCATCGAGGACCCCCGCTCCTCCACCGTAATGGGCGACACCGCCTACGCCCTCGCCCCCACCATGGAGACCGAGTACTCCGGGTGGCTGTATTCCTGGGCGCTGGCGATCCCCGAGACCTCCCCGCGCAAGCAGGCGGCCTGGGACTTCATCGCCTGGATGACCCATCCGGACTACTTCCAGCTGGTGGGCAGCGAGGTGAGCTGGGAGGCGCTGCCCCCGGGCTCGCGCCGCTCCACCTACGAGATCCCCGAGTACGCGGAGATCGCCGAGAACTACGCCGAGCCGACGCTGACCTCCATGGACCACGCCACCCAGGAGGAGACCATGGCGCAGCCCGTCCCCTACCCCGGGCTGCAGTTCGTGGGCATCCCCGAGTTCCAGGACCTCGGCACCCGCGTGGGCCAGCAGTTCTCCGCCGCGATCGCCGGCCAGCAGAGCGTCGACGACGCGCTCGCCCAGGCGCAGCGCTTCGCCGAATCCGTCGCCCGCACCTACGGCTGGGAGGGCTGA
- a CDS encoding ABC transporter permease — translation MSSPTTAPPTHDPVGRRRPLNGALALRPRGLWLVTSLELRQRLRSARWYVALGVWTLALLFIGALGLAPTLYSSQWDQLEPVAAVVFSLQIILVLFAMLLVVPALSAGSINGDRTAGTLATLQASLLSPAEIVLGKLLAGFLTGLAFLVLALPSVVPIAVLGGVGPLYFLRVVLVIVLLTLCVTAVGLGLSALTQRQLGSVVLAYVLVFGLTAVLPVTWGVSAVFLQQEREVVSYHATYSTDGAPETCEQHMGTQRVPRVDLTLPLMWGNPVVLLAEAAPALPQDYWRDDGENPDALRMIKAGMRSAAAIAHPATSNYCEPGLAGYPQQLGDPPNRPIWPMGLALWLLGGTGATAVALQRLRIPVRRLGKGTRIA, via the coding sequence ATGAGCTCGCCGACCACCGCACCCCCGACGCACGACCCCGTCGGCCGCCGCCGGCCGCTGAACGGCGCCCTCGCCCTCCGCCCGCGCGGGCTGTGGCTGGTCACCTCGCTCGAGCTGCGCCAGCGGCTCCGCTCGGCGCGCTGGTACGTGGCGCTCGGGGTGTGGACGCTCGCGCTGCTGTTCATCGGCGCGCTGGGGCTGGCGCCCACGCTGTACTCCTCGCAGTGGGACCAGCTCGAACCGGTCGCCGCGGTGGTGTTCAGCCTGCAGATCATCCTGGTGCTGTTCGCGATGCTGCTGGTGGTGCCGGCGCTCTCGGCCGGGTCGATCAACGGCGACCGCACCGCGGGGACGCTGGCCACGCTGCAGGCCAGCCTGCTGAGCCCGGCGGAGATCGTGCTCGGCAAGCTGCTGGCCGGCTTCCTCACCGGCCTCGCGTTCCTGGTGCTGGCGCTGCCGTCGGTGGTGCCGATCGCGGTGCTGGGCGGGGTGGGCCCGCTCTACTTCCTGCGGGTGGTGCTGGTGATCGTGCTGCTCACGCTGTGCGTCACCGCGGTGGGCCTGGGCCTCTCCGCCCTCACGCAGCGGCAGCTGGGCTCGGTGGTGCTCGCCTACGTGCTCGTGTTCGGGCTCACGGCGGTGCTGCCGGTGACCTGGGGCGTCTCCGCGGTGTTCCTGCAGCAGGAGCGGGAGGTGGTCTCGTACCACGCCACCTACAGCACGGACGGCGCCCCGGAGACCTGCGAGCAGCACATGGGCACGCAGAGGGTGCCGCGGGTGGACCTCACCCTGCCGCTGATGTGGGGCAACCCGGTGGTGCTGCTGGCGGAGGCCGCGCCCGCGCTGCCCCAGGACTACTGGCGCGATGACGGCGAGAACCCGGACGCGCTGCGGATGATCAAGGCGGGGATGCGCAGCGCCGCGGCGATCGCCCATCCCGCGACCTCCAACTACTGCGAGCCCGGGCTCGCGGGGTACCCGCAGCAGCTGGGCGATCCGCCGAACCGTCCGATCTGGCCGATGGGGCTGGCGCTGTGGCTGCTCGGCGGGACCGGGGCGACGGCGGTCGCGCTGCAGCGGCTGCGGATCCCCGTGCGACGCCTCGGGAAGGGCACCCGCATCGCCTGA
- a CDS encoding ABC transporter ATP-binding protein has translation MPGTGSAAAPDPGPGVVAEHVSRSFGTVQAVHDLSFTAPRGAVTALVGPNGCGKSTLMLMLASLLAPDDGRVLIDGIDPAADSSAVRERVGWMPDQFGAWDSLRVAEVLEVMGRAYFRPAAPLRTRVAELLETMDLVPLAQQPAHVLSRGQKQRLGLARALIHEPQVLILDEPASGLDPASRRRLLRVVRRYAADGATVLVSSHILTELEEMADHVVFMDAGRVVDSAGVRELAARPRPWRISSLHEQALREALAALGVRHEEVRGAERTASGHAEAIVHLPDEVTASRLLADLTAAHARVIAFGPATGRLEAAYLASDAAHREGAL, from the coding sequence ATGCCGGGAACCGGCTCCGCCGCGGCACCCGACCCCGGCCCCGGCGTCGTCGCCGAGCACGTCAGCCGGTCCTTCGGCACGGTGCAGGCGGTGCACGACCTCTCCTTCACCGCCCCGCGCGGCGCGGTGACGGCGCTGGTGGGCCCCAACGGCTGCGGCAAGTCCACGCTGATGCTGATGCTCGCCTCGCTGCTGGCGCCGGACGACGGGCGGGTGCTGATCGACGGCATCGATCCCGCCGCCGACTCCTCGGCGGTGCGGGAGCGGGTGGGCTGGATGCCGGACCAGTTCGGGGCCTGGGACTCGCTGCGGGTCGCGGAGGTGCTGGAGGTGATGGGGCGGGCCTACTTCCGGCCCGCCGCGCCGCTGCGCACCCGGGTGGCCGAGCTGCTGGAGACGATGGACCTGGTGCCCCTCGCCCAGCAGCCCGCGCACGTGCTCTCCCGCGGGCAGAAGCAGCGTCTGGGCCTGGCCCGGGCGCTGATCCACGAGCCGCAGGTGCTGATCCTCGACGAACCGGCCTCCGGCCTGGACCCGGCGTCCCGGCGGCGTCTGCTGCGGGTGGTGCGCAGGTACGCCGCGGACGGGGCGACGGTGCTGGTCTCCAGCCACATCCTCACCGAGCTCGAGGAGATGGCCGATCACGTGGTGTTCATGGACGCCGGGCGGGTGGTGGACTCCGCCGGCGTCCGCGAGCTCGCCGCCCGGCCGCGGCCGTGGCGGATCTCCTCGCTGCACGAGCAGGCGCTGCGCGAGGCGCTCGCCGCGCTCGGGGTGCGGCACGAGGAGGTGCGCGGCGCGGAGCGCACCGCCTCCGGGCATGCCGAGGCGATCGTGCACCTGCCGGACGAGGTCACGGCCTCGCGCCTGCTGGCCGATCTCACCGCCGCCCATGCCCGGGTGATCGCCTTCGGCCCGGCGACGGGGCGGCTCGAGGCCGCCTATCTCGCCTCGGACGCCGCCCATCGTGAAGGAGCGCTGTGA
- a CDS encoding carbohydrate ABC transporter permease yields the protein MTAPTPAPSAPARRRPLTGSLLARRVLGHAATYLVLLCAAALTLGPFLVSVMTALTSTRQFAQQGPLSLPAPPVLDGFIALFTPTTTSDGFLTPVVVTVQMVAVILAGQMVFSVLAAYAFAQLRFPGRDLLFWVYVATLMVPQVVVVVPLYLMLSEVGLRNTFWALVLPFVLGSPYAIFLLRENFRGIPTELMDAMRIDGAGTLRLLWHLVVPLNRPIIVTLVLITVVTHWNNFMWPMVITSGPQWQVITVATSALQSQYNNNWTLVMAGTTLAMLPLALLMIVFQKQITRSVGDASLR from the coding sequence ATGACCGCACCGACGCCCGCGCCGTCCGCACCCGCGCGCCGCCGGCCCCTGACCGGGTCGCTGCTGGCGCGCCGCGTGCTCGGCCACGCCGCCACCTACCTGGTGCTGCTGTGCGCCGCCGCGCTCACGCTGGGGCCGTTCCTGGTCTCGGTGATGACGGCGCTGACCTCCACGCGCCAGTTCGCCCAGCAGGGCCCGCTCTCGCTCCCCGCCCCGCCGGTGCTGGACGGCTTCATCGCCCTGTTCACCCCCACCACCACCTCGGACGGCTTCCTCACCCCGGTGGTGGTGACGGTGCAGATGGTGGCGGTGATCCTGGCGGGGCAGATGGTGTTCTCGGTGCTGGCCGCCTACGCCTTCGCCCAGCTGCGCTTCCCCGGCCGCGACCTGCTGTTCTGGGTGTACGTGGCGACGTTGATGGTGCCGCAGGTGGTGGTCGTGGTGCCGCTGTACCTGATGCTCTCCGAGGTGGGGCTGCGCAACACCTTCTGGGCGCTGGTGCTGCCGTTCGTGCTCGGCTCCCCGTACGCGATCTTCCTGCTGCGCGAGAACTTCCGCGGCATCCCCACCGAGCTGATGGACGCGATGCGGATCGACGGCGCGGGCACGCTGCGCCTGCTGTGGCACCTGGTGGTGCCGCTGAACCGGCCGATCATCGTCACCCTGGTGCTGATCACCGTGGTGACGCACTGGAACAACTTCATGTGGCCGATGGTGATCACCTCGGGCCCGCAGTGGCAGGTGATCACGGTGGCGACCTCCGCGCTGCAGTCCCAGTACAACAACAACTGGACCCTGGTGATGGCGGGGACCACGCTGGCGATGCTGCCGCTGGCGCTGCTGATGATCGTGTTCCAGAAGCAGATCACCCGGTCCGTCGGCGACGCGTCCCTGCGCTGA
- a CDS encoding carbohydrate ABC transporter permease, producing MSTAAVAAPARMPASAPPRPRRPKGQATGRLLTVLAWAAGLLFFAPVAWMVLTSFKQESQAASSPPTFFFTPTLEQYTSIIGSSGAGSYLLNSVIATVASTALVLVLAVPAAYAVSIRPVKRTQDVLFFFISTKMLPIVAVIMPIYVIAGQIRMLDNILTLIVLYTAMNLPIAVWMMRSFFLEVPGEVLEAASIDGASLLRTMRTVLLPMVAPGVAATALICVIFAWNEFFFALNLTAANAATVPIFLMSTMTSEGLFLARLSAASVLASLPVVIAGWVAQKQLVRGLSMGAVK from the coding sequence ATGAGCACAGCCGCCGTCGCCGCTCCCGCCCGCATGCCCGCGAGCGCCCCGCCCCGGCCCCGTCGACCGAAGGGCCAGGCCACCGGGCGCCTGCTCACCGTTCTCGCCTGGGCCGCCGGCCTGCTGTTCTTCGCCCCCGTGGCGTGGATGGTGCTGACCAGCTTCAAGCAGGAGTCGCAGGCCGCTTCCAGCCCGCCCACCTTCTTCTTCACCCCCACCCTCGAGCAGTACACCTCGATCATCGGCTCCTCCGGGGCGGGCTCCTACCTGCTGAACTCGGTGATCGCGACCGTCGCCTCCACGGCGCTGGTGCTGGTGCTGGCGGTGCCCGCCGCGTACGCGGTGAGCATCCGGCCCGTCAAGCGCACCCAGGACGTGCTGTTCTTCTTCATCTCCACGAAGATGCTGCCGATCGTCGCGGTGATCATGCCGATCTACGTGATCGCCGGGCAGATCCGGATGCTCGACAACATCCTCACCCTCATCGTGCTGTACACCGCGATGAACCTGCCGATCGCGGTGTGGATGATGCGCTCGTTCTTCCTGGAGGTGCCCGGGGAGGTGCTCGAGGCCGCCTCGATCGACGGCGCCTCGCTGCTGCGCACGATGCGCACGGTGCTGCTGCCGATGGTGGCGCCCGGCGTCGCGGCCACGGCGCTGATCTGCGTGATCTTCGCCTGGAACGAGTTCTTCTTCGCCCTGAACCTCACCGCCGCGAACGCCGCCACGGTGCCGATCTTCCTGATGTCGACCATGACCTCGGAGGGGCTGTTCCTGGCGAGGCTCTCCGCCGCCTCGGTGCTCGCCTCCCTGCCCGTGGTGATCGCCGGCTGGGTGGCGCAGAAGCAGCTGGTGCGCGGCCTGTCGATGGGCGCGGTGAAGTAG
- a CDS encoding carbohydrate ABC transporter permease, producing the protein MAATADTATDTSTTPDPHPISRAEGWRRRLPLMPAFLFVVICTQIPFLLTIWYSLRSRNLLRPEGEQFVGLRNYLDLAIDSTFRTAALNSILLTLGCVLVSLVLGLGLALLLDREFVGRGVIRTLLITPFLIMPVAGAMLWSISMFDPTYGLVNWLIGTVGISPVDWTSQYPMLSIIVALVWQWTPFMMLLLLAGLQSQTGDVLEAASMDGAGPWTTFVHITLPHLRFYLELAVLLGAIYVVNTFDQIYLMTAGGPGTASANLPFYIYQRAFLGFDIGQSAAMGVVTVIATIVIATFALRLIFTSINAKEQS; encoded by the coding sequence ATGGCCGCCACCGCTGACACCGCCACCGACACGAGCACCACCCCCGACCCCCACCCGATCTCCCGGGCGGAGGGCTGGCGCCGCCGGCTCCCCCTGATGCCCGCGTTCCTGTTCGTGGTGATCTGCACGCAGATCCCGTTCCTGCTCACCATCTGGTACTCGCTGCGGTCCCGGAACCTGCTGCGCCCCGAGGGCGAGCAGTTCGTGGGGCTGCGCAACTACCTCGACCTCGCGATCGACTCCACCTTCCGCACCGCGGCGCTGAACTCGATCCTGCTCACCCTGGGCTGCGTGCTGGTCTCGCTGGTGCTGGGCCTGGGCCTGGCGCTGCTGCTGGACCGCGAGTTCGTGGGCCGCGGCGTCATCCGCACCCTGCTGATCACGCCGTTCCTCATCATGCCGGTGGCCGGGGCGATGCTGTGGTCGATCTCCATGTTCGACCCCACCTACGGCCTGGTGAACTGGCTGATCGGCACCGTGGGGATCTCCCCGGTGGACTGGACCAGCCAGTACCCGATGCTCTCGATCATCGTGGCGCTGGTGTGGCAGTGGACGCCGTTCATGATGCTGCTGCTCCTGGCCGGGCTGCAGTCCCAGACAGGGGACGTGCTCGAGGCCGCCAGCATGGACGGCGCCGGCCCCTGGACCACCTTCGTGCACATCACCCTGCCCCACCTGCGGTTCTACCTGGAGCTGGCGGTACTGCTGGGCGCGATCTACGTGGTCAACACCTTCGACCAGATCTACCTGATGACGGCCGGCGGGCCCGGCACCGCCAGCGCCAACCTGCCGTTCTACATCTACCAGCGCGCCTTCCTGGGCTTCGACATCGGGCAGTCCGCCGCGATGGGCGTGGTCACCGTGATCGCCACCATCGTGATCGCGACCTTCGCGCTGCGCCTGATCTTCACCAGCATCAACGCCAAGGAGCAGTCATGA
- a CDS encoding NAD(+) synthase, with protein MSTATTPAGIEAPAGHPHASIYDHGFVRVAAVTLPVALADPATNAQRHLEVLRDLHDQQVGVAVFPELSLTGYSLDDLVMQEPLLDAAEQAVLTMLAASEELMPIIVLGAPLRATDRSRIFNCAVVIHRGRILGITPKQNLPTYREFYERRWFAPGDDADGVPVRLGALDAELTPHGLITVEDVPGLSLYVEICEDMWVPIPPSAEAALAGATVIANLSGSPITIGRAEDRKLMARSASARTQAAYLYAAAGEGESTTDLAWDGQTFVYECGDLLGESERFPTGVRSTIVDVDLDRLVAERRRQNTVDDNRRTHAASLEKFHTSSTTALFAPSARPASSARPATGPLRRHLDRFPFVPDDPARLAQDCYEAYNIQVAGLVRRLTQIGGDKPGGARPVIGVSGGLDSTHALIVCARAMDLLGRDRSEILAYTMPGYATTEHTRSNAQLLVEAIGASFETIDIRPASSQMLKDMGHPFGDGEPVYDVTFENVQAGMRYDYLFRLANHHGGIVVGTGDLSELALGWCTYGVGDHMSHYGVNAGVPKTLIQHLIRWVIAEELFDGPTGQILQAVLDTEISPELIPTAPGQKAQSTEDSIGPYALHDFTLYHVLRRGAGPGRIAYLAHQAWGDREAGLWPAGYADEDKRAYDRAEIKHWLTVFTRRFFANQFKRSALPNAPKVLAGGSLSPRGDWRMPSDAASAAWLAEIARDVPGS; from the coding sequence ATGAGCACTGCGACCACGCCCGCCGGCATCGAGGCCCCCGCCGGGCACCCCCACGCCTCGATCTACGACCACGGCTTCGTGCGGGTGGCCGCGGTGACGCTGCCGGTCGCGCTCGCGGACCCGGCCACGAACGCGCAGCGTCACCTCGAGGTGCTGCGCGACCTGCACGACCAGCAGGTGGGCGTGGCGGTCTTCCCCGAGCTCTCCCTGACCGGCTACTCGCTGGACGACCTGGTGATGCAGGAGCCGCTGCTGGACGCGGCCGAGCAGGCGGTGCTCACCATGCTCGCCGCGAGCGAGGAGCTGATGCCGATCATCGTGCTCGGCGCCCCGCTGCGCGCGACGGACCGCTCCCGGATCTTCAACTGCGCCGTGGTGATCCACCGCGGCCGGATCCTCGGCATCACCCCCAAGCAGAACCTCCCCACCTACCGCGAGTTCTACGAGCGGCGCTGGTTCGCGCCCGGCGACGACGCCGACGGGGTCCCCGTGCGCCTCGGCGCCCTGGACGCGGAGCTCACCCCGCACGGCCTCATCACCGTGGAGGACGTACCGGGCCTGTCGCTGTACGTGGAGATCTGCGAGGACATGTGGGTGCCGATCCCGCCCTCGGCCGAGGCCGCGCTCGCCGGCGCCACCGTGATCGCGAACCTCTCCGGCTCCCCGATCACCATCGGCCGTGCCGAGGACCGCAAGCTCATGGCCCGCTCCGCCTCCGCCCGCACACAGGCCGCCTACCTCTACGCCGCCGCCGGCGAGGGGGAGTCCACCACCGACCTGGCCTGGGACGGGCAGACCTTCGTGTACGAGTGCGGGGACCTGCTGGGGGAGTCGGAGCGCTTCCCCACCGGCGTGCGCTCCACCATCGTGGACGTGGACCTGGACCGGCTCGTCGCCGAGCGCCGCCGCCAGAACACGGTCGACGACAACCGCCGCACCCACGCCGCGTCGCTGGAGAAGTTCCACACCTCGAGCACCACGGCGCTGTTCGCCCCGTCGGCCCGGCCCGCCTCGTCGGCCCGGCCCGCAACCGGCCCCCTGCGCCGCCACCTCGACCGCTTCCCCTTCGTGCCCGACGATCCGGCGCGCCTGGCCCAGGACTGCTACGAGGCGTACAACATCCAGGTGGCGGGCCTGGTGCGGCGCCTCACGCAGATCGGGGGCGACAAGCCCGGGGGCGCCCGTCCCGTGATCGGCGTCTCCGGCGGGCTGGACTCCACGCACGCCCTGATCGTGTGCGCGCGGGCGATGGACCTGCTGGGCCGCGACCGTTCCGAGATCCTCGCCTACACGATGCCGGGCTACGCCACCACGGAGCACACTCGCTCCAACGCCCAGCTGCTGGTCGAGGCGATCGGCGCGAGCTTCGAGACGATCGACATCCGCCCCGCCTCCAGCCAGATGCTGAAGGACATGGGCCACCCCTTCGGCGACGGCGAGCCGGTGTACGACGTCACCTTCGAGAACGTCCAGGCCGGGATGCGCTACGACTACCTGTTCCGCCTCGCGAACCATCACGGCGGCATCGTGGTGGGCACCGGCGACCTCTCCGAGCTGGCGCTGGGCTGGTGCACCTACGGGGTGGGCGACCACATGTCCCACTACGGCGTGAACGCCGGCGTGCCCAAGACCCTCATCCAGCACCTGATCCGCTGGGTGATCGCGGAGGAGCTGTTCGACGGGCCGACGGGGCAGATCCTCCAGGCCGTGCTGGACACCGAGATCTCGCCCGAGCTGATCCCCACCGCGCCCGGGCAGAAGGCGCAGTCCACCGAGGACTCCATCGGCCCCTACGCGCTGCACGACTTCACGCTGTACCACGTGCTGCGCCGCGGCGCCGGCCCCGGCAGGATCGCCTACCTCGCCCACCAGGCCTGGGGGGACAGGGAGGCCGGACTGTGGCCGGCCGGGTATGCCGACGAGGACAAGCGCGCCTACGACCGGGCGGAGATCAAGCACTGGCTGACCGTGTTCACGCGGCGCTTCTTCGCCAACCAGTTCAAGCGCTCCGCCCTGCCGAACGCCCCGAAGGTGCTGGCCGGCGGGTCGCTGTCCCCGCGCGGGGACTGGCGGATGCCCTCGGACGCGGCGTCGGCCGCGTGGCTCGCCGAGATCGCACGGGACGTGCCGGGGAGCTGA